A genomic stretch from Leptodactylus fuscus isolate aLepFus1 chromosome 10, aLepFus1.hap2, whole genome shotgun sequence includes:
- the LOC142219135 gene encoding natural killer cells antigen CD94-like, giving the protein MGEEITYADLRFHDTSHFSASRIVEMNLEVASSVPNQSHCRCLKKTYMTVGIVVGVLIISLLAMTVLFFQASNKQNYYHDRIERMAQTLANVKNDLCMRNEGEQKDACLLCPMNWVLIQKKCYYMPDKMLSWQESQRFCSAQNSSLAMPKTFEELELITCNFRRWITFSLWIGLSCSLKSNGRWVWLDNTTYSSYSSQCREIRCASFDYSPLLFTTCSTKLKLICQRLPINLPSIN; this is encoded by the exons ATGGGTGAAGAGATAACTTACGCTGACCTTAGGTTCCATGATACCAGCCATTTTTCTGCAAGTCGTATAGTGGAGATGAACCTAGAAG TTGCTTCCTCTGTCCCAAACCAGAGTCACTGCAGATGCCTGAAGAAAACCTACATGACAGTCGGGATAGTGGTCGGAGTCCTTATTAtttctttgttggcaatgactgtGTTAT TCTTTCAGGCATCTAATAAGCAAAATTATTACCATGATAGAATTGAAAGGATGGCACAAACACTGGCAAATGTGAAAAATGACCTGTGCATGAGAAATGAAGGGGAGCAAAAAG ATGCCTGTCTGCTTTGTCCAATGAACTGGGTTCTTATACAGAAGAAATGTTACTATATGCCTGATAAAATGTTGTCATGGCAAGAATCGCAGAGATTTTGTTCAGCTCAAAACTCCAGCCTTGCAATGCCaaaaacttttgaagaactg GAATTAATCACTTGTAATTTCCGGAGGTGGATTACCTTCAGTTTATGGATAGGACTTTCGTGTTCTTTAAAATCAAATGGACGATGGGTGTGGCTAGATAACACAACGTACAG CTCTTACAGTTCACAGTGCAGAGAGATAAGATGCGCCTCTTTTGACTACAGCCCACTTTTATTCACAACGTGCAGCACTAAGCTGAAACTGATCTGCCAGAGATTACCCATAAATCTTCCTTCCATTAACTGA
- the LOC142219137 gene encoding olfactory receptor 5V1-like, with amino-acid sequence MANMLIVTLGCSCRQLQKPMFFFLMNLSMADICFSSITMPWIIISILLDNRAISLPACAMQMYGFLGFTSSEFLLLSAMAYDRYVAICDPLHYYLTMNKRFCAGLSASCWFLGFADTFPHTWFTLKACYCGSNRLNHFFCDLTALLKISCSETHSIERITYVEGVFVGFGPFVLTVASYVCIINTILKIQSTERRSKAFSTCSSHLIIVVIFYGTTLSMYMRPTSTFSLEVNKMITLVYVLIVPLINPLVYSLRNRELNQALKMVFQLDLFRRML; translated from the coding sequence ATGGCCAATATGCTGATAGTTACTCTTGGATGTTCTTGTCGCCAGTTGCAGAAGCCTATGTTCTTCTTTCTTATGAACCTGTCTATGGCTGACATTTGCTTCAGTTCCATCACAATGCCATGGATTATCATCTCTATCTTATTAGACAACAGGGCTATATCCTTACCAGCCTGTGCCATGCAGATGTATGGCTTCCTTGGTTTCACAAGCTCAGAGTTTTTACTGCTCTCAGCCATGGCGTATGACCGCTACGTAGCCATCTGTGACCCGTTACATTACTACCTTACTATGAATAAGAGATTTTGTGCTGGTCTTTCTGCCAGTTGTTGGTTCTTGGGCTTTGCAGATACCTTTCCGCATACCTGGTTTACTCTTAAGGCGTGCTACTGCGGCTCTAATAGACTTAATCACTTCTTCTGTGACCTAACAGCTCTACTGAAAATTTCCTGCTCTGAAACTCACAGTATAGAAAGAATTACGTATGTGGAAGGAGTATTTGTAGGCTTTGGTCCATTTGTACTTACCGTCGCCTCTTATGTTTGTATTATTAATACCATCTTAAAAATTCAATCTACAGAAAGAAGATCAAAAGCCTTTTCCACCTGTTCTTCTCATCTCATCATTGTGGTAATATTTTACGGTACGACATTAAGCATGTACATGCGTCCTACGTCTACGTTTTCATTGGAAGTCAACAAGATGATCACTCTCGTGTATGTCCTGATCGTTCCTTTGATTAATCCTCTTGTTTATAGTCTGAGGAATAGGGAACTCAACCAAGCTCTTAAAATGGTATTTCAATTAGATTTATTTCGAAGGATGTTATAA
- the LOC142219138 gene encoding olfactory receptor 1G1-like — METCNQTTGKFVLLGLSVDPQVHIIVCISVLILYLSCQSGNLLIMVLIYGDLRLHTPMYFFLSNLSFLDICYTSVTLPKLLAMIMNGGGISVMECLAQCHFVLSFQSTEYLLLTVMAYDRFVAICRPLHYLLVMSRNICVTLSLFSWLIIYLFTVPITILISTLQFCSSCEINHFYCDVMPLLQLSCSDITRIQVVIFTAAVLLGIPCFFLTLTSYIFIVRNIIDIRSAKGRSKAFSTCSSHLTIVILLYLVLFCLYLRPPSETFLSDGKVISLLNVAVIPMLNPIIYSLRNKDVKQALKKMIG; from the coding sequence ATGGAAACCTGCAACCAGACCACTGGAAAATTTGTCTTGCTCGGTTTGTCGGTTGATCCTCAGGTACATATCATTGTGTGTATTTCTGTCCTAATACTATATCTTAGCTGTCAATCTGGAAACTTGCTGATAATGGTTCTGATTTATGGGGACTTGCGCTTGCACACTCCTATGTATTTCTTCCTAAGTAATCTCTCCTTCCTGGATATCTGCTATACTTCAGTAACTTTACCGAAACTTCTAGCAATGATAATGAATGGAGGAGGAATATCCGTCATGGAATGTCTTGCACAATGTCATTTTGTACTTAGTTTCCAGAGCACGGAGTATCTACTTTTGACAGTAATGGCTTATGACCGCTTTGTGGCTATTTGTAGACCCCTACACTACCTGCTTGTCATGAGTAGGAACATATGCGTCACGTTGTCTCTTTTTTCCTGGCTCATTATCTACCTGTTCACGGTACCCATTACCATCCTGATATCTACACTTCAGTTCTGCTCGTCTTGTGAAATTAACCATTTTTATTGCGATGTGATGCCTCTGCTGCAGCTCTCGTGTTCGGACATTACAAGAATTCAGGTGGTCATCTTTACAGCGGCTGTATTGTTGGGGATACCTTGCTTTTTcctaactctgacctcttatattttCATTGTTAGAAATATCATTGACATCCGTTCTGCTAAGGGAAGGTCCAAAGCCTTTTCTACGTGCTCTTCCCATCTCACCattgtaatattattatatttggtGCTGTTTTGTTTGTATTTACGACCACCGTCAGAGACTTTCCTAAGTGACGGTAAAGTTATATCACTGCTGAATGTCGCTGTAATACCAATGCTAAATCCCATTATCTACAGCCTGAGAAATAAGGATGTAAAGCAGGCTCTTAAGAAAATGATAGGATAG